The Gloeobacter morelensis MG652769 genome contains the following window.
CCAGGTAATCAACAGTTGGGCGAAGCGGGTAGCCGATGTCAGCTCGTACTGCTCCTCCGGAATGGCCTCATCTACGGGAATGCCTGTGTAGTTGACGATATAGTCTTCGAGCCCGGCGATGGTCTTTTGCGACAGCACGCCGTCGAGGTGAATGGCAATCGCCGAGCGCCCCCAGTAGCGGCAGGGGACCGCCGCGAGCATAAAAGGGGGCTGGTCGACGGCGAGCATCGCCGCCAGATCAAATGGCAGGGGCAACGTCGGCAGCGGCACGGGAGCCGGCTGCAGGATCAGCTCCACTTTGTAGCACGGGTTGGGTAGGATGCCGGTGAACTGGTGGGGGGCGAGGTGCTCCAGTTGGCTATGAAAAATTTTGATCACCACGTTGGCGTCAATCTTTTGAAAATCGATCCAACGCTTGAAGGCGGCTTCGCGCTGCAACATCTCCTGTTCGAGCTGTTCGGCTTTGTGACCGCGGCGCTTGAGGTCGCGCTCCCATTTCCACTGCCACTTGACGGGATGATCCGGATCGACGTAGAGACTGAAATCGAGGTACGGGATCAATTCCGGGTACAGCGTATGCAAGCCTTCCACGACGACAATCGGCGTCGGCACAAAATTCTCGGGCCGCTCAAACTTGCCTGAACCGTGGTTGTAGACGGGGACGGGCACGGCCTTTCCGAGTTTGAGAGCTTCCAGGTGCTCGGCCAGCCGGTCCAGGTGGTTGGCCGCCGGATCCAGGGGCAGACGACCGCTGAGCTGGCGCTGCTCGCGGTCCTCTTTGTGGTAGCCGTCCGTGCAGATCGTCGAAACTAGATCGCTTCCCAGCAGGCGACGAATGCCGTTGCTGTAGGTGGTTTTGCCGCTGCCGCTGTCGCCTGCAACACCAACAATAATCGGAGATCGCAACTGTTTGAGTTGTTGACGCGCCGTGGCGCAGACAAATTGCACAGAGTTGGTCATAGGCTGTGGCTCTGTTGCGGTAAGGGTTTCCATTCCGGCGGCGTCCAGATTGGCTCCGATTGCGTTGATAAAAAATCACCGATCGCCGTGGGTTCCCCTCAAGATAAATAGCACACAAAGACGAATGGGTGTTTGACAATAAACGAACGCGATAAACATTCTAAAGGGGGGGGTGGACGAGCACGGCGTGGGGAATGATCCGGCTGGGGATACTGGGAGCGGTGTGGCCGGTGACCAGCACCTTGCCCTGGTGGACCAGCGACGTTGAAAAGCCCGAGTCGAGCAGCACCGCCTCGCGCAGGCCCGCCTCTTCGAGGGCGCGGGCCAGTTGGGTGGCATTGACGTTGGTGAGGGTGGCACCCACCCTCGGCAGACCGGCCTTGTCGATGCCCATGAATGTGCGGCGGCGAAATTCGGAATGGTTGGAAAGCCGGAATTGCTCGATTTGCTCGGTGGTGAGGGCCTGTCCGTTGTTGACCAGCCAGACCCCCGCGACAAACAGGTCGGACAGGTCGCTTAAGTAGGCGCGCGCCTCCGCTTCGGTGTCAAAGGTCTCGGGGCTGTAGGGCACGAAGCGCAGGCCCGTCGCGCTGATCAGCACCACCGGTCGGCCCCGCAAGGACTTGTCGAATTCGGGGGCACCGGGCACAAAGCGCCCCTCGTTCTGGGACAGATACGGCCCGACCATGTCGGAATTGGTCGCCCGCAGCCCCGCGAAGGCGAAAAAGCCGCCGTTGATACCGCCCACCGCCTGCTCGCGCTCGATAAAATCACCCACCGGGGAGCGGTTGCCCTCGGAGTGGCGGGTAGTGTAATTGCCCCCAGAAAGCCACACCAGCCGCACCCGCCGGTGGGTTTGCTCGTGCAGGGTCACCGGGGCTTCCATGTTGACGCGGGTATCGGCCACCGCCCCGACGTTGGCCAGCGCCAGCGGCAGGCGCGAATCGATGAACCGCTGCAAAGCGAGCAAGCTGCCGGATTGGCCCGCGTAGCCCAGATCCATCGTGAAGGAAAGCCGGTAGCCCGCCTGGATGGCGGCCTGGCGCACCCGCTCGTCCTGGTTGCCCACCGGGTAGGCCAGGTAATGGACGGGGTGGCCCAGCTTTTGTTCGAGAATCCGCTTCGATTCGACCAGTTCGCGCTCCAGAGCGGCGGCGTCGAGGGTGCGCAGATCCGCCGGATGGGTGATCGTATGCGACTGGATCGAGACCAGCCCTTCGGAGTCGATTTGTTTGATTTGATCCCAGTCCATGTGCGGCTTGCCCGTCAGCACGCCGACGTAGGCGGTGTGCACAAAGAACACCGCCGGGTAGTTGAATTCTTTGAGCAACGGGTAGGCGTTTTCGAGGTGGCCCAGATAGCCGTCGTCGAAGGTGAGCAAGATTGGCTTGGCCGGCAGGGGAGCGCCGTTTTTGAGGTGCTCGTGGAACTGGTCGATGGTGATGGGCGTGGCCCCGGCCGCGCGGATGGCCTCCAGTTGGGCTCGAAACTCTTCTACCGTCGTGTCGAACCAGACGTCTTTGCGCCGCACGATGTCGTGGAACATGATGGCCGGCACCCGCGCGAGGCGGGCGGCACGGGCAATATCCTCCGGTCCGCTTGGGGAGCTCGGTACTTCAGGGGCTCCCACAGCAGCAGGCAACGGATTGGCCACGCTTATCTGGGGCGGGGGAGCCGAACGGGGCAACAAAAAGACGGTGGCGATTCCGGCTGCCGCTCCGACAGCTGCTCCGATCGCAAGCAGACGCCTGAGGTTTCGACTGGGCCTGGGAGCAGACTTGGCTTGGGCGCGTTGCAAGGCGGTATCCTCTCCAAAACCACCCTCAACAATAACAGCCCCACCCGCCGCCTTTTAAGCCTGCACCGACGGGCTTCACAATGGAGAGAAAAGCCGAAGGGGGCGGGCGATGAGCGAGCTACGCGAACAGTTGCAGCAGATGGTAGACGAAGCCCAATGGCCCGATCTGACCATCCACGCCCTCAACGGGCGGGTGATCATAGTCTCGCGCGCGCTGGAGCTGGTAGAAGTGGGCGAGGCGCTGGTGGGGGACGACACGGCCCGTTTCACGGTGTGGTTGGAGCGGGGGATGCTCTACAAACCCACCGAAGCGGAAATCCACGAGCGCAACCGCACCGCTCACCGCTACGAAGCGCTTATCGTGCGTCCTTTTGTGCTGGTGCACGATCACGGCCTCGAATCGGCCGTCCCGTAGTCGCCCTGGTGGGCGGTCTTGACCCAGACGAGTTTTTTGGGTTCAAGCGCCATGCGGGCCAGCTTCACCAGGACGACTGGAAACCAGTGCAAAAAGTAGATCGTGCCCGCCAGCGTTTCGATCACCGCTCTACCTGCCGCCACTCCCCGCTCGCGCTGGCCGAAGTAAAATCCGCAGACCGTAAACACGGTCGCCACCAGGACCAGGGGTGCGAGCAGCGGTGCTGCGCCGCGCCGGAGCGCAAAAAGCAAATCAACTACCGTCGCCACCGGCATCAGGTACTGGATCGTGAAAAAGATCAGCTGATCGAGGGTTTTGGTCGTGCCCATCGCCCTTGCCAATAGCCGCGGGGCGTAGTCGAGGTAGCGCTGGAAGCCACCCTCGGCCCAGCGGGAGCGCTGCCGCCAGAGCGCCGACCAGGTGGTCACACCTTCTTCGTCGACGCACGGGTCGCCGACAAAGGCGATTTGCCAGCCGCCCAGGTGTAGCCGCAAGGTGAGATCGAGATCGTCGGTGACGGTCGCTTCGTTCCAGCCGCCTACCGCTTCCAGGGCGGCGGCGCGGACAAGCTGGCCGTTGCCGCGCAATTCGGCGGTGCCGCCGATGGCGGCGCGCTGCTGCTGGTAAAAGGCATCGAGCAGCATCTCCGCCGACTGGCCGCGGGTCCAGTAGTTGAAATTGGCATTGTGGACGCGCTTGCGCACCTGCAAGGCCCCGACGCTTGAGACGGCGAACAGCGGCACCGTGCGGCTCAAAAAATCCGGCTCGACCCGGGCGTCGGCGTCGAAGACCACCAGAATGTCGCCGGTGGCGCGCGCGCGCAATTCGTTGAGCACCGCGGATTTGCCGGGTCGGCTCCGATCAGGGATGCGCCGCACCAGATGCAAAGCCTGCCAGCCCCGGCCCGCTTCAAAGAGGCGCTGGTAAGTGCGGTCGGTGCTGCCGTCGTCAGCAATCCAGACTTCAAAGTCAGGGTAATCGAGCCTGCGCAGCATCGCCACCAGTTGGGCGGCGACCGCCTGCTCGTTTTTGGCTGCCACCAGCACCGAGACGCGCGGCCGGTAGGCAGGATCGCTTTTGGGGCGCGGGGTGAGGGCAAACAGCACCCGCGCGGCGTACAGACCCACCAGCCCTGCTGCAAGCCATACCACCCATGCGCCGCCTGGACTCAGATGCACCGCGAGCACAAACAGTACCAGTGCAACCCAGACCAGCGCAGTTTGAACCTGCCGTGTGCGGGGGTTTTCAGGCACGGCCCTCAGTCAAATAGACGAAAGTACGGGTATTTGAGGGGCGGACCCGGTTCTTTGACCAGTTCAAAATTGATCACCGACCAGCGGCCGTCTTTGTCCTCGGCACCGCTAAATTCGACCGGCAGGCCGTAGAGGCGGTGGCGGGCGTCCTCGCTGCGGCCGAAGGTGGTGCGCTCCAAAAACGTGCTGATAAGTTCGCGGTAGCGCTCGGCCACCACCACGCGCGTGGCCCGATAACCCTGGGTGTGCAGACGATCGAGTTCTTCGTGAATTTCGAAGCGGATGCCGTCGGGGTGGGTGTGCTGGCGGTACCAATTGTCTTCCCACAGGCGCCAGCGCCGCCCGGACTGCAGATGCACCAGCGTCTCGGTCTCGGGGTCAGCCTCAAAAGCCCCGTGGCGCTGACACAGATAAGTGTCCGTCAGCGTCAGCGCCGCGACCCACTGCCTGCAGTGGGGACAGCGGATCTCAGGGCCGAAGATGGGGTTGTAATTGACTGGCTGATACATCGCCGTTCCCCGGATTTGACCTTTATTATATCTGCCCTGCCTCAGGCCGGATTCTAAAACTGGCAGAGCCGCCAGACGGGCTACTATGCTGGTTCAGGCGGTTTGGAAAAGCAGCGATGGGCGAACTGGGAACGATGGGCGGCACGCGCGATTTTTTGCCCGACGAGATGATCCGCCGTGAATATGTGATAGATACTCTCAAGGCCATCTTTCGCAAGTACGGCTTCGAGCCCCTGGAGACGCCTGCCATCGAGCGCTGGGAGACCCTGGCGGGCAAGTACGGCGAGGAAGGCGAAAAACTGATCTACCACGTGGTGAGCAGTGGTTCGCTGGATACCCTCAGGCCCGGCGAGCGCACCGAACACGCTCTGCGCTACGACCTGACGGTGCCGCTGGCGCGGGTGGCGGGCATGTACGGCGATCAGATGGTGTCCGACCCGGCCGATCCCAAAAAGCAAACCCGCCGCCTGCCCCGTCCCTTCAAGCGCTATCAAATCCAGCCGGTCTGGCGCGGGGATCGACCCGGCGAGGGCCGCTACCGCGAGTTTCACCAGTGCGACGCCGACGTGGTCGGATCGACAAGCCCGATGGTGGAGACGGAGTTGATTGCCCTGACGGTCGAAGCGTTCAAGGCTCTGGGCTTTGCCGATTTCACCGTCAAGATTAACCACCGCCAACTGCTGAAGGGGCTCATCGAGCGAGCTGGGATCGCACCGGCCAAAGAAGCGACGGTGCTCACCTCCATCGACAAGCTCGACAAACTGCCGCCCGAGAAAGTCCGCCTCGAACTGGCCGACAAGGGCCTGAGTGCCGACCAGGTCGACATCCTCTTCCAGCTCATTGCCCTGGAAGGCACCTCTGGGCAGGTGCTGGAGGGTGCCCGCTCGCTGCTGAGTGCTTCCGAAGCCGCCCAGCGGGGGATCGGCGAACTGGCAAAGCTGCTGAATTATCTGGAGGCGCTCGGGGTGGATAGTGCCCACTACCGCATCGACCTTGCCCTGGCGCGCGGCCTTGATTATTACACCGGCACCATCTTCGAGACGGTGACCGCCGCGAAGGTAGGTTCGGTTGGGGCGGGAGGCCGCTACGACCGGCTCATCTACGATCTTTCCGGCGGCAAGGCGGATCAGCCTGCCTGCGGCACCTCCTTTGGTCTCGACCGCATCCTGGCGGCTATGGACCAGCTCGGGCTTTTTGCACGCCTGCGCCGCGCCGGCGAGGTGCTGGTGCTGCACTTTGGCGATCCGGGCGTCTCGCAGGCGTGCTTCGAACTGGTGCGGGGACTGCGCGAGGCGGGGGTGCGCGCCGAATTGGGCTACCACGAGGAGCCTTTCACCCCAAACGGCATGCGCCAGCAGCTGGGCTACGCCAACGAAAAAGGCTTTGCCTACGCGGTCATCGTCGGTCCCGACGAGATGGCCCAGGGCCAGGCCGCCCTTCGGGATCTGACCACCCGCCGCCAGGAGAAAATTCCGCTTGCGACGGCAGGATCGCTGATCGTCGGGCGTCTGCGCCCCTGAGTGGTCGTCTGTACGCTGGTGCGCGGTGGTGTCAGAATATGTGGGCACCTCCATGTGTCGCACTGTGAAGATTCGTCGCCGTCCCGAACAGCCGCCGGTCGCCGTAGGTCCGCTGCAGTTTCAGCTGCAGGGCGCCGATGTCGAACCGGGCAATATCCTCGAAAAAATTGTCTGGGCCAAAGAGCAGGAACTGGACCGCTGGCGAGAGCGCCTGCCGCTTGCCAAACTGCGGGCCCGCACCGCAAGCGCCCCGGAGGTGCGCAATTTTTTGGGGGCGCTGCGCCGCTCTCCCCATCCGGTCGCTGTCATCGCCGAGGTCAAAAAAGCGTCCCCGAGCCGTGGAGTGCTCAGAAGCGATTTTGATCCGGTAGCCCTCGCCCAGGCCTACACCCGTGGCGGTGCGGACGCCATCTCCGTGCTCACCGATGAAGCCTTTTTTCAAGGCAGCTTCACCAACCTCAGCCGTATCCGTGAGCAGGTGCCGCTGCCTTTGCTGTGCAAAGAATTTATCCTTAGCCCCTACCAGATTTATCTGGCCCGCGCCCACGGGGCCGACGCTGTATTGCTGATCGCCGCCATCTTGAGCGACACCGACCTGGCCTACTTGATGCGGGTGGCCGACCAGCTGGGGATGGCGGCCCTAGTCGAAGTACACGATCTCGAAGACCTCGACCGCATTCTGGGCCTGGAAGGAGTGGCGCTGGTGGGCATCAACAACCGCAACCTGCTCAACTTCGAAGTGCACCTGCAGACTACCGAAACGCTTCTGGCCGAGCGGGGCGAACGGCTCGCCGAGCGCGGCATCACCGTGGTGAGCGAATCGGGCATTTACCAGGGTGCAGACCTGGCGCGCGTGCGCCAAGCAGGGGCGCGCGCGGTGCTGGTCGGCGAGTCGCTGCTGCGTGAAGCCGACCCGGCCCAGGCCGTCGGTCGGCTGGTGGAGGGCATATGATGCAGATTCCTGTACCCGCCCACATCCACTACGAGACCCTCCTGCGCGTCCTGGAGCGGCAGACTGCCGCTGCGGTGATTCAGGTCGATCACGCCAGTCTGGAGGAATTGCAGGAATTGATGCGCACCCTGCGCAAGGCTTTTTCTCAACAAAAGCATCTGGAGGAGCGCTGGGAGCGGCAAGGTCTCCATCTCGATCCGCGCTGGTCCTACGAGCAGCCTTGAGCGCTATGGCTCCAGCACCAGCGACTGAAAAGGCAATGACGTACGACCGGTAAGATCTGTGAACACCGTTGGGATGCGGCCCAAAATGGCTTCGACCACCTGGTGGGTCGCGTCCTCCGGAAGCATCTGGTAGCGCAGCTGCAGCCGCTCGTCCGGGAACCAGGCGCGGCCCAGGCGCTGCAGGTCCTTGAGTGTCAGGCCCCCTTCGCCGAAGTTGGGAAACAGTTGCAG
Protein-coding sequences here:
- a CDS encoding phosphoribulokinase, with amino-acid sequence MTNSVQFVCATARQQLKQLRSPIIVGVAGDSGSGKTTYSNGIRRLLGSDLVSTICTDGYHKEDREQRQLSGRLPLDPAANHLDRLAEHLEALKLGKAVPVPVYNHGSGKFERPENFVPTPIVVVEGLHTLYPELIPYLDFSLYVDPDHPVKWQWKWERDLKRRGHKAEQLEQEMLQREAAFKRWIDFQKIDANVVIKIFHSQLEHLAPHQFTGILPNPCYKVELILQPAPVPLPTLPLPFDLAAMLAVDQPPFMLAAVPCRYWGRSAIAIHLDGVLSQKTIAGLEDYIVNYTGIPVDEAIPEEQYELTSATRFAQLLITWRFLEQINYLLQKNR
- the hisS gene encoding histidine--tRNA ligase; this encodes MGELGTMGGTRDFLPDEMIRREYVIDTLKAIFRKYGFEPLETPAIERWETLAGKYGEEGEKLIYHVVSSGSLDTLRPGERTEHALRYDLTVPLARVAGMYGDQMVSDPADPKKQTRRLPRPFKRYQIQPVWRGDRPGEGRYREFHQCDADVVGSTSPMVETELIALTVEAFKALGFADFTVKINHRQLLKGLIERAGIAPAKEATVLTSIDKLDKLPPEKVRLELADKGLSADQVDILFQLIALEGTSGQVLEGARSLLSASEAAQRGIGELAKLLNYLEALGVDSAHYRIDLALARGLDYYTGTIFETVTAAKVGSVGAGGRYDRLIYDLSGGKADQPACGTSFGLDRILAAMDQLGLFARLRRAGEVLVLHFGDPGVSQACFELVRGLREAGVRAELGYHEEPFTPNGMRQQLGYANEKGFAYAVIVGPDEMAQGQAALRDLTTRRQEKIPLATAGSLIVGRLRP
- a CDS encoding DUF2288 domain-containing protein; protein product: MSELREQLQQMVDEAQWPDLTIHALNGRVIIVSRALELVEVGEALVGDDTARFTVWLERGMLYKPTEAEIHERNRTAHRYEALIVRPFVLVHDHGLESAVP
- a CDS encoding DUF5340 domain-containing protein encodes the protein MMQIPVPAHIHYETLLRVLERQTAAAVIQVDHASLEELQELMRTLRKAFSQQKHLEERWERQGLHLDPRWSYEQP
- a CDS encoding glycosyltransferase produces the protein MHLSPGGAWVVWLAAGLVGLYAARVLFALTPRPKSDPAYRPRVSVLVAAKNEQAVAAQLVAMLRRLDYPDFEVWIADDGSTDRTYQRLFEAGRGWQALHLVRRIPDRSRPGKSAVLNELRARATGDILVVFDADARVEPDFLSRTVPLFAVSSVGALQVRKRVHNANFNYWTRGQSAEMLLDAFYQQQRAAIGGTAELRGNGQLVRAAALEAVGGWNEATVTDDLDLTLRLHLGGWQIAFVGDPCVDEEGVTTWSALWRQRSRWAEGGFQRYLDYAPRLLARAMGTTKTLDQLIFFTIQYLMPVATVVDLLFALRRGAAPLLAPLVLVATVFTVCGFYFGQRERGVAAGRAVIETLAGTIYFLHWFPVVLVKLARMALEPKKLVWVKTAHQGDYGTADSRP
- the trpC gene encoding indole-3-glycerol phosphate synthase TrpC; protein product: MKIRRRPEQPPVAVGPLQFQLQGADVEPGNILEKIVWAKEQELDRWRERLPLAKLRARTASAPEVRNFLGALRRSPHPVAVIAEVKKASPSRGVLRSDFDPVALAQAYTRGGADAISVLTDEAFFQGSFTNLSRIREQVPLPLLCKEFILSPYQIYLARAHGADAVLLIAAILSDTDLAYLMRVADQLGMAALVEVHDLEDLDRILGLEGVALVGINNRNLLNFEVHLQTTETLLAERGERLAERGITVVSESGIYQGADLARVRQAGARAVLVGESLLREADPAQAVGRLVEGI
- a CDS encoding TIGR02652 family protein; translated protein: MYQPVNYNPIFGPEIRCPHCRQWVAALTLTDTYLCQRHGAFEADPETETLVHLQSGRRWRLWEDNWYRQHTHPDGIRFEIHEELDRLHTQGYRATRVVVAERYRELISTFLERTTFGRSEDARHRLYGLPVEFSGAEDKDGRWSVINFELVKEPGPPLKYPYFRLFD
- a CDS encoding polysaccharide deacetylase family protein; this encodes MQRAQAKSAPRPSRNLRRLLAIGAAVGAAAGIATVFLLPRSAPPPQISVANPLPAAVGAPEVPSSPSGPEDIARAARLARVPAIMFHDIVRRKDVWFDTTVEEFRAQLEAIRAAGATPITIDQFHEHLKNGAPLPAKPILLTFDDGYLGHLENAYPLLKEFNYPAVFFVHTAYVGVLTGKPHMDWDQIKQIDSEGLVSIQSHTITHPADLRTLDAAALERELVESKRILEQKLGHPVHYLAYPVGNQDERVRQAAIQAGYRLSFTMDLGYAGQSGSLLALQRFIDSRLPLALANVGAVADTRVNMEAPVTLHEQTHRRVRLVWLSGGNYTTRHSEGNRSPVGDFIEREQAVGGINGGFFAFAGLRATNSDMVGPYLSQNEGRFVPGAPEFDKSLRGRPVVLISATGLRFVPYSPETFDTEAEARAYLSDLSDLFVAGVWLVNNGQALTTEQIEQFRLSNHSEFRRRTFMGIDKAGLPRVGATLTNVNATQLARALEEAGLREAVLLDSGFSTSLVHQGKVLVTGHTAPSIPSRIIPHAVLVHPPL